Proteins encoded within one genomic window of Humulus lupulus chromosome 1, drHumLupu1.1, whole genome shotgun sequence:
- the LOC133782568 gene encoding uncharacterized protein LOC133782568, producing MGRKRSSPVNVLFGWLRRQTMKIKIFLGVTIGLFSLVALKLTVKNHNHFFVASEAVHVAGILVLIYKLTTQKTCSGLSLKSQELTAMFLAVRLFCSTLMEGDIHTILDFTTLVSTIWVIYMIRFKLKSTYIKELDNFPLYYVVVPSAILAVAIHPSTQHFRIGRILWALGGYMEAVSVLPQLHLMRNAKMVEPFTAHYVFALGVSRFLSCAHWILQIYETGGRYLYLVGSGYFWFLAAFLAEMVQTFILTDFCYYYMKSFMQGQLIMKMPV from the exons ATGGGAAGGAAGAGGAGTTCACCAGTGAATGTTCTCTTTGGCTGGTTGAGAAGGCAGACCATGAAAATCAAGATCTTTCTTGGTGTCACAATTGGGCTATTTTCACTTGTTGCTTTGAAGCTCACTGTGAAAAATCACAACCACTTCTTTGTTGCATCTGAAGCTGTTCATGTGGCTGGAATTCTGGTCCTCATTTATAAACTCACCACTCAAAAGACTTGCTCTG GTCTCTCATTGAAATCTCAAGAACTCACAGCTATGTTTCTAGCAGTGAGACTGTTCTGTAGTACTCTGATGGAAGGTGACATTCACACAATTCTAGATTTTACCACATTAGTTTCCACAATTTGGGTAATTTATATGATAAGGTTCAAGTTGAAGTCAACATACATCAAGGAGCTAGACAACTTCCccttatattatgtg gtgGTGCCTTCTGCTATACTCGCCGTGGCTATTCACCCCTCGACACAACATTTTCGCATAGGCCGAATACTTTGGGCTCTCGGCGGGTACATGGAAGCTGTTTCGGTTCTGCCTCAGCTTCACTTGATGCGAAACGCTAAG ATGGTTGAGCCTTTTACAGCTCATTATGTATTTGCACTTGGTGTCTCAAGATTTTTGTCATGTGCACACTGGATTCTTCAG ATTTATGAGACTGGTGGGAGGTACTTATACTTGGTTGGCAGTGGCTACTTCTGGTTCTTGGCAGCTTTTCTTGCAGAAATGGTCCAAACATTCATCTTGACTGACTTTTGTTACTATTATATGAAGAG TTTCATGCAAGGGCAGCTTATAATGAAAATGCCGGTTTAG